The Thiorhodovibrio litoralis genome includes a window with the following:
- the yhbY gene encoding ribosome assembly RNA-binding protein YhbY → MDLHHGKATTSTMPPITTKERRWLKQQAHHLKPVVMLGQHGLTEAVMREIELALSHHELIKTKIAAGDREERDKIIAAITQETHAELVQRVGNTASFYRHNPDKAQPLTLPAS, encoded by the coding sequence ATGGACTTACATCACGGAAAAGCCACAACATCTACCATGCCGCCGATCACAACCAAAGAACGCCGCTGGCTGAAACAGCAGGCGCATCACCTGAAGCCCGTGGTCATGCTCGGTCAGCATGGACTGACCGAGGCCGTGATGCGCGAAATCGAGCTTGCGCTCTCTCACCACGAACTGATCAAAACCAAAATTGCCGCCGGCGACCGCGAGGAGCGGGACAAGATCATCGCCGCAATCACCCAGGAAACCCACGCCGAGCTGGTTCAGCGGGTGGGCAATACGGCCAGCTTTTACCGCCACAACCCCGACAAAGCCCAACCGCTGACCCTGCCTGCAAGCTAG